A DNA window from Stutzerimonas stutzeri contains the following coding sequences:
- a CDS encoding cation:proton antiporter: MNFLEWMAILGVLLLILALASAYLRWLPVTTSLIYLGFGLLIGQLGVGLWEMEFLHIAGWMEHLTEIAVLVSLFVSGLKLRMPLSHPAWKSAYVLAGPVMLACIAGVAAFCHYVLGLHWGIAVLIGAILAPTDPVLASLVQVNNSRDSDHVRYGLSGEAGFNDGTAFPFVVFGLLLIEQGSVSSGWVGDWALHRLIWAVPAGLTLGYLLGRLIGKLAIFLRARHADTSMSPNDSLALALIALAYVGAELIGAWGFLAVFAAGLGLRHAEKDAAHESETPSEELIAHAVPHLAEGGLTPRELPLEGQKIAEPKVAAGVMMGDILTFGGQLERSLEVLLVTMLGVLVSVHWDWRAVPLALALFVVIRPLSVWLLMPRRYLDRTQCLTAGWFGIRGIGSLYYLSYAVTHGLLPSETDAIISLVISVVVLSIVVHGLSTQPLLRRYERSRGQAPTSHG, from the coding sequence ATGAATTTTCTCGAATGGATGGCCATTCTTGGCGTCCTGCTGCTCATCCTTGCCCTGGCCTCGGCGTACCTGCGCTGGCTACCGGTGACGACCTCGCTGATCTATCTCGGTTTCGGCCTGCTCATTGGCCAGCTCGGCGTGGGCCTGTGGGAAATGGAGTTCCTGCACATCGCCGGCTGGATGGAACACCTCACCGAGATCGCCGTGCTGGTGTCACTGTTCGTCAGCGGGCTGAAACTGCGCATGCCGTTGAGCCACCCGGCCTGGAAGAGCGCGTACGTATTGGCCGGCCCAGTAATGCTGGCATGCATCGCCGGTGTCGCCGCCTTTTGTCATTACGTCCTCGGGCTGCACTGGGGCATTGCCGTGCTGATCGGCGCGATTCTGGCACCCACCGACCCGGTGCTGGCCAGCCTGGTGCAGGTGAACAACTCACGCGACAGCGACCACGTGCGCTACGGGCTGTCCGGCGAGGCCGGCTTCAACGACGGCACCGCGTTCCCCTTCGTCGTCTTCGGCCTGCTGTTGATCGAACAAGGCAGCGTCTCTTCGGGCTGGGTTGGCGACTGGGCGCTGCACCGGCTGATCTGGGCCGTACCCGCCGGGCTAACACTTGGTTATCTGCTGGGCCGCTTGATCGGCAAGCTGGCGATCTTCCTGCGCGCGCGGCATGCCGACACCTCGATGTCGCCCAACGATTCGCTGGCGCTAGCCTTGATCGCGCTGGCCTACGTTGGCGCCGAGCTGATTGGTGCCTGGGGCTTTCTCGCGGTGTTCGCTGCCGGGCTGGGCCTGCGTCATGCCGAAAAGGATGCCGCGCACGAATCGGAAACGCCGTCCGAAGAGCTGATTGCCCACGCCGTGCCGCACCTTGCCGAAGGTGGGCTGACGCCACGGGAGTTGCCACTGGAGGGGCAGAAGATAGCCGAGCCCAAAGTCGCCGCCGGCGTGATGATGGGCGACATCCTGACCTTTGGCGGCCAACTGGAGCGCAGCCTGGAAGTGCTGCTGGTGACCATGCTCGGCGTACTGGTCTCGGTGCACTGGGATTGGCGCGCCGTGCCGCTGGCACTGGCGCTGTTCGTGGTGATCCGACCGCTTAGCGTATGGCTGCTGATGCCGCGCCGCTATCTGGATCGCACGCAATGCCTGACGGCAGGCTGGTTCGGCATTCGCGGCATCGGCAGTCTCTACTACCTGAGCTACGCGGTGACCCACGGCCTGTTGCCGTCCGAAACGGACGCCATCATTTCCCTGGTGATATCGGTGGTGGTGCTGAGCATCGTGGTACACGGCCTGAGCACACAGCCGCTGTTGCGGCGCTACGAACGCAGCCGCGGCCAAGCGCCCACCAGCCACGGATAA
- a CDS encoding dodecin, giving the protein MSDHHTYKKVEIVGSSRNSVDEAIQNGIAEASSSLQNVEWFEVGEIRGHVENGKVGHFQVTMKVGFRLANS; this is encoded by the coding sequence ATGTCGGATCATCACACGTACAAGAAGGTTGAAATCGTCGGTTCCTCGCGTAACAGCGTCGATGAGGCAATTCAGAACGGCATCGCCGAGGCCAGCAGTTCGCTGCAGAACGTCGAATGGTTCGAGGTCGGCGAGATTCGTGGTCACGTCGAGAACGGCAAGGTCGGGCACTTCCAGGTCACCATGAAGGTCGGCTTCCGCCTCGCCAACAGCTGA
- a CDS encoding KTSC domain-containing protein, with protein sequence MKRAAVNSRSLRSLGYDPERQVLEVEFSSGALYHYEQVPPEAVQALLDADSLGRHFNQVFKPQHYAYRRIE encoded by the coding sequence ATGAAGCGCGCCGCCGTCAACTCGCGCAGCCTGCGCTCGCTTGGCTACGACCCCGAGCGGCAGGTGCTGGAAGTGGAATTCAGCAGCGGCGCGCTGTACCACTACGAACAGGTGCCACCCGAAGCGGTGCAAGCCCTGCTCGACGCCGACTCGCTGGGTCGGCATTTCAACCAGGTATTCAAGCCGCAGCACTACGCGTATCGACGCATCGAGTGA
- a CDS encoding ABC transporter ATP-binding protein: MNQAAAVPNTKPSEVPLPSRPVAFLWHYVCARPWHFSGLLALIIGAASCAVAVQYGMKLLVDAMAQGTADRGSANVWLPLGLFIGLIVTENVFWRLGGWLGCRTVVASVVDIRVDLFKHLTGHPMRYFTEHFAGSLGNRISALGAAAGSIYGGLVWKIVPPIVDFLGAVVVLFTVDWRMAVALIVFVAIVAVLITGFGIRGRYKHQRFAAQSARVGGELVDAVSNVWTIKAFSARDREAERLAHEISYEARAQRRSWMYLEKARVMHDICLSVMAGGMLIWAIQLWIGGSVTAGDVVLVSALTFRILHGSRDLALALVDATQQLGAIDDTLRIIVQPHGLDDTDNQLMLAEGDITFERVRFAYPDRGAVFEGLDLHIPAGQKVGVVGSSGAGKSTLINLIQRLDDVQDGRILIDGQDIRGVSQDSLREKIAVVPQETALFNRSIRENIRYGRPDASDEEVTEAARRAFCDGFIRELPQGYDTLVGERGVMLSGGQRQRLGIARAFLKDAPILILDEATSALDTQSEGEIQAALNNLVHNRTVVAVAHRLSTLSSFDRIIVLRDGGIVEDGPPQELRRRGGEFDALWRMQAEGFAQEADPSA; this comes from the coding sequence ATGAACCAGGCGGCCGCTGTGCCAAACACCAAGCCGAGCGAGGTGCCGCTGCCCAGCCGGCCGGTCGCCTTTCTCTGGCACTACGTCTGTGCCCGGCCTTGGCATTTCAGCGGCTTGCTAGCGCTGATCATCGGCGCCGCCAGCTGCGCGGTGGCGGTGCAGTACGGCATGAAGCTGCTGGTCGATGCGATGGCGCAGGGCACTGCGGATCGCGGTTCGGCCAACGTCTGGTTGCCGCTGGGGCTGTTCATCGGGCTGATCGTCACCGAGAACGTGTTCTGGCGCCTGGGTGGCTGGCTCGGCTGCCGCACCGTGGTGGCCAGCGTGGTGGATATTCGCGTCGACCTGTTCAAGCACCTGACCGGCCATCCGATGCGCTATTTCACCGAGCATTTCGCCGGCTCGCTGGGCAATCGCATCTCCGCGCTGGGGGCCGCTGCCGGTTCGATCTACGGTGGGTTGGTGTGGAAGATCGTACCGCCGATCGTCGATTTTCTCGGCGCCGTGGTGGTGCTGTTCACCGTCGACTGGCGGATGGCGGTGGCGTTGATCGTCTTCGTCGCCATCGTCGCGGTGCTGATCACCGGCTTCGGCATCCGTGGCCGCTACAAGCACCAACGTTTTGCTGCGCAATCGGCACGGGTCGGCGGCGAACTGGTGGATGCGGTTTCCAACGTCTGGACCATCAAGGCCTTCTCCGCCCGCGACCGCGAGGCCGAACGCCTGGCCCATGAGATTAGTTACGAGGCCCGCGCCCAACGACGCAGCTGGATGTACCTGGAAAAAGCCCGGGTGATGCATGACATCTGCCTGTCGGTGATGGCCGGCGGCATGCTGATCTGGGCGATCCAGCTGTGGATCGGCGGCTCGGTGACGGCTGGCGATGTGGTGCTGGTCAGCGCGCTGACCTTCCGCATCCTGCATGGCTCGCGGGACCTGGCGCTGGCGCTGGTGGATGCCACGCAGCAGCTCGGCGCCATCGACGACACCCTGCGTATCATCGTGCAGCCCCATGGCCTGGACGACACCGATAACCAGCTGATGCTGGCCGAAGGCGACATCACCTTCGAACGCGTTCGCTTTGCCTACCCCGATCGCGGGGCCGTGTTCGAAGGGCTGGACCTGCACATACCGGCCGGGCAGAAGGTCGGCGTGGTGGGTTCGTCCGGCGCCGGCAAGTCGACCCTGATCAACCTCATCCAGCGCCTCGACGACGTGCAGGATGGACGCATACTCATCGATGGCCAGGACATTCGTGGCGTCAGCCAGGACAGCCTGCGCGAGAAGATCGCCGTGGTGCCGCAGGAAACCGCGCTGTTCAACCGCAGCATCCGCGAAAACATCCGCTACGGCCGTCCTGATGCCAGCGACGAGGAAGTCACCGAGGCGGCGCGCCGGGCCTTCTGCGACGGCTTTATCCGCGAGCTGCCGCAGGGTTACGACACCCTGGTGGGCGAGCGCGGCGTGATGCTTTCCGGCGGTCAGCGTCAGCGTTTGGGGATCGCCCGCGCGTTCCTCAAGGACGCACCGATCCTGATCCTCGACGAGGCCACTTCGGCGCTGGATACCCAGTCCGAAGGCGAGATCCAGGCGGCGCTGAACAACCTGGTGCACAACCGCACCGTGGTCGCGGTGGCGCATCGGCTGTCCACGCTGTCGAGCTTCGACCGCATCATCGTGCTGCGCGATGGAGGCATCGTCGAGGACGGCCCACCGCAGGAACTGCGCCGCCGCGGTGGCGAATTCGATGCGCTGTGGCGCATGCAGGCCGAGGGCTTCGCCCAGGAAGCCGACCCGAGCGCATGA
- a CDS encoding beta-glucosidase — MHHPSLFKSFFLGGFECSNHRRSDGRRLDLIAATGHDRWAAQDYAELHRHGLHSVRDGLRWHLIERTPGQYDWSSFLPMLQAAQRQGTQVIWDLCHYGWPDDIDIWRPQFVERFARYAAAAAQVIKDETDAVPFYAPLNEISFWAWAGGDEAYFNPMARGRGFELKHQLIRASIAAIEAIRDVDPRARFVQVDPAIHVTSRNDRPGPRRAAEDFRLSQFQVWDMLVGELWPGLGGAPQYLDIIGVNYYSDNQWYHEDGCTIDRDNPDYRPFRGILREIWQRYQRPLLIAETGAEGDVRGDWLRYVSEQAGLAMQGGVPVEGICLYPVLDYPGWTDERHCPVGLFGFPDEYGNRCVHQGLADELRLQQTRFTHASPAPQPVAVMP; from the coding sequence ATGCATCATCCCAGCCTGTTCAAGAGTTTTTTCCTCGGCGGTTTCGAGTGCTCGAACCACCGGCGCAGCGACGGCCGGCGTCTCGACCTGATCGCCGCGACGGGGCATGACCGCTGGGCCGCGCAAGACTATGCCGAGCTGCATCGGCACGGCCTGCACAGCGTGCGCGACGGGTTGCGCTGGCACCTGATCGAGCGCACGCCGGGGCAGTATGACTGGTCGAGCTTCCTGCCGATGCTGCAGGCGGCGCAGCGCCAGGGCACCCAGGTGATCTGGGATCTTTGCCATTACGGCTGGCCGGACGACATCGACATCTGGCGCCCGCAGTTCGTCGAGCGCTTCGCTCGCTACGCCGCGGCGGCCGCCCAGGTGATCAAGGACGAAACCGATGCAGTGCCGTTCTATGCGCCGCTCAATGAAATCTCCTTCTGGGCGTGGGCCGGCGGCGACGAGGCCTATTTCAATCCGATGGCGCGTGGCCGTGGCTTCGAGCTCAAGCACCAGTTGATCCGCGCGTCCATTGCTGCGATCGAAGCCATCCGTGACGTCGATCCGCGAGCGCGCTTCGTTCAGGTCGATCCGGCCATCCACGTAACCTCGCGCAATGATCGGCCCGGCCCGCGTCGTGCCGCGGAAGATTTCCGGCTGTCCCAGTTCCAGGTTTGGGACATGCTGGTCGGCGAGCTCTGGCCCGGCCTCGGCGGCGCGCCGCAATACCTCGATATCATCGGTGTGAACTATTACTCCGATAACCAGTGGTATCACGAAGATGGCTGCACGATCGACCGCGATAATCCTGATTATCGACCGTTCAGGGGCATTCTGCGGGAGATCTGGCAGCGTTATCAGCGGCCATTGCTGATCGCCGAAACGGGTGCGGAAGGTGATGTGCGCGGCGACTGGCTGCGCTACGTCAGCGAGCAGGCCGGGCTGGCCATGCAGGGCGGTGTACCGGTAGAGGGCATCTGTCTGTACCCGGTGCTGGATTATCCCGGCTGGACCGATGAGCGACATTGTCCGGTCGGGCTGTTCGGCTTCCCCGACGAGTACGGCAATCGCTGCGTGCACCAGGGGCTGGCCGATGAGTTGCGCCTGCAGCAAACGCGATTCACCCACGCCAGTCCCGCGCCGCAACCAGTTGCAGTCATGCCATGA
- the glf gene encoding UDP-galactopyranose mutase — translation MRDMSPQDSNPERLGGGAGEEPQAQRRGFDYLIVGAGFAGSVLAERLAAGLNKRVLVVDRRPHIGGNAYDHYDEAGVLIHRYGPHIFHTNAQRIVDYLSQFTEWRPYEHRVLAQVDGQEVPIPINMTTLNKLYGLNMTTEEEAAEFLASRAEPVENIQTSEDVVINGIGRELYQKFFRGYTRKQWGLDPSQLDKSVTSRIPTRTNTDDRYFTDTFQQMPKYGYTKMFEKMLAHPNIKVMINTDYREIRDEVQYDHLIFCGPIDEYFDYRFGKLPYRSLKFEHKQLEQEQFQPVGTVNYPSEDVPYTRISEYKHLTGQVHPRTSITYEYPSAEGDPYYPIPRPENAELYKRYQQLGDQTPGVTFVGRLGTYKYYNMDQVVGQALALYKRIEEAELATQPQAVPEQLG, via the coding sequence ATGCGCGATATGAGCCCGCAAGACAGTAATCCGGAGCGTCTAGGCGGCGGTGCCGGCGAAGAGCCGCAGGCGCAAAGGCGTGGCTTCGACTACCTCATCGTCGGCGCCGGTTTCGCCGGCAGCGTGCTCGCCGAGCGCCTGGCTGCCGGGCTGAACAAGCGCGTGCTGGTGGTCGACCGCCGTCCGCATATCGGCGGTAATGCCTATGACCATTACGACGAAGCCGGCGTGCTGATCCACCGCTACGGGCCGCACATCTTCCATACCAATGCGCAGCGCATCGTCGATTACCTCTCGCAGTTCACCGAGTGGCGCCCTTACGAGCACCGCGTACTGGCCCAGGTGGATGGCCAGGAAGTGCCGATCCCGATCAACATGACCACGCTGAACAAGCTCTACGGCCTGAACATGACCACCGAAGAGGAAGCGGCGGAGTTTCTCGCCAGCCGCGCCGAACCGGTGGAGAACATCCAGACCAGCGAAGACGTGGTGATCAACGGCATCGGCCGCGAGCTGTACCAGAAGTTCTTCCGCGGCTACACCCGCAAGCAGTGGGGCCTGGACCCGTCGCAGCTGGACAAGTCGGTCACCTCGCGCATCCCGACGCGCACCAATACCGATGATCGCTACTTCACCGACACCTTCCAGCAGATGCCCAAGTACGGCTACACCAAGATGTTCGAGAAGATGCTCGCGCATCCGAACATCAAGGTGATGATCAACACCGACTACCGCGAGATCCGCGACGAGGTGCAGTACGACCACCTGATCTTCTGCGGCCCCATCGATGAATACTTCGATTACCGCTTCGGCAAGCTGCCGTACCGCTCGCTGAAGTTCGAGCACAAGCAGCTCGAGCAGGAGCAGTTCCAGCCGGTCGGTACGGTCAACTACCCGAGCGAGGACGTGCCCTACACGCGCATCAGCGAGTACAAGCACCTCACCGGGCAGGTGCATCCACGGACCAGCATCACGTATGAATATCCGTCGGCCGAAGGTGATCCCTACTATCCGATCCCGCGGCCGGAAAACGCCGAACTGTACAAACGCTACCAGCAGCTTGGCGACCAGACACCGGGTGTGACCTTTGTTGGTCGGCTCGGCACCTACAAGTACTACAACATGGATCAGGTGGTCGGTCAGGCGCTGGCGCTGTACAAGCGCATCGAGGAAGCCGAGCTGGCAACGCAGCCGCAAGCGGTGCCCGAGCAACTCGGCTGA
- a CDS encoding glycosyltransferase family 1 protein: MSWAGPFQYDIGKSRNAQQAPAEVVFDDQVPTLLCLSHLRWSFVYQRPQHLMSRFARDYNVLFHEEPIPTEDAQPWLEVRPEENGVQVLIPRLPAGCEGEDANRVQRQLLDGYLEKLGVNQLMLWYYTPMSLAFSDHLAPSLIVYDCMDELSAFRGAPPQLVEREVELMCRANLVFTGGYSLYEAKRQRHENAHPFPSSVDVEHFAAARRPQHDPDDQAEIAHPRLGFYGVIDERLDLELIEQVARMKPDWQIVLIGPVVKIDPAELPQRDNIHYLGGKTYDELPHYLSGWDVAIMPFALNESTRFISPTKTPEYLAGGCPVVSTPITDVVRTYGDTGIVRIADSAEAFVAATEAALADAQDRDALLAKADEILGDMSWDHTWSLMKEKMQCAI; encoded by the coding sequence ATGAGCTGGGCCGGCCCTTTCCAATACGACATCGGCAAATCCCGTAACGCGCAGCAGGCGCCAGCCGAAGTGGTCTTCGACGACCAGGTACCGACCTTGCTGTGCCTGTCGCATCTGCGCTGGAGCTTCGTCTACCAGCGCCCACAGCACCTGATGTCGCGCTTCGCTCGCGACTACAACGTGCTCTTCCACGAAGAACCGATTCCCACCGAGGATGCCCAGCCCTGGCTGGAAGTGCGTCCCGAGGAGAACGGTGTACAGGTGCTGATTCCACGTCTGCCGGCGGGCTGCGAGGGTGAGGATGCGAACCGCGTGCAGCGCCAGTTGCTCGATGGCTACCTGGAGAAGCTCGGCGTCAACCAGCTGATGCTCTGGTACTACACGCCGATGAGCCTGGCCTTTTCCGACCACCTGGCACCGAGCCTGATCGTCTACGACTGCATGGATGAACTCTCGGCATTCCGTGGCGCGCCACCACAGCTGGTCGAGCGCGAAGTGGAGTTGATGTGCCGCGCCAACCTGGTCTTCACCGGGGGCTACAGCCTCTACGAGGCCAAGCGCCAGCGCCACGAAAATGCCCACCCGTTTCCCAGCAGCGTCGATGTCGAACACTTCGCCGCGGCGCGCCGACCGCAGCACGACCCGGACGACCAGGCCGAGATCGCGCATCCGCGTCTGGGCTTCTATGGCGTGATCGATGAGCGCCTGGACCTCGAACTGATCGAGCAGGTCGCGCGAATGAAGCCGGACTGGCAGATCGTGCTGATCGGCCCGGTGGTCAAAATCGACCCGGCCGAACTGCCGCAACGCGACAACATCCATTACCTCGGCGGCAAGACCTACGACGAGCTGCCGCATTACCTGTCGGGCTGGGACGTGGCGATCATGCCGTTCGCGCTGAACGAGTCGACCCGTTTCATCAGCCCGACCAAAACCCCCGAATACCTCGCCGGCGGTTGCCCGGTGGTGTCCACGCCGATCACCGATGTGGTGCGAACCTACGGCGACACCGGCATCGTGCGCATCGCCGACAGCGCCGAGGCGTTCGTCGCTGCCACCGAAGCGGCCCTAGCCGACGCCCAGGACCGTGATGCGCTGTTGGCCAAGGCCGACGAAATACTCGGCGACATGTCCTGGGACCACACCTGGAGCTTGATGAAGGAGAAGATGCAATGCGCGATATGA
- the galE gene encoding UDP-glucose 4-epimerase GalE has protein sequence MILVTGGAGYIGSHAVLELLQAGHEVLVLDNLCNSSKLALDRVEHLAGRPLHFVKGDVRNRALLKALFAAYPISAVMHFAGLKAVGESVREPLRYYETNVGGSIALCQAMAEAGIFKLVFSSSATVYGESPVMPITEDRPTGVPTNPYGQSKLMAENVLKGLADSDPRWSIGLLRYFNPIGAHDSGLIGEDPNGVPNNLLPYMLQVAVGRRKQLSVYGNDYPTPDGTGVRDYIHVVDLAKGHLKALERLQLIHGVSTWNLGTGKGHSVREMITAFEEVTGRALPHVIKPRRAGDIAQCWSDPTKAENELGWRAEKDLTTMLADAWRWQSRNPRGYAADKVAAADATETALAS, from the coding sequence ATGATTCTGGTAACAGGAGGGGCTGGATACATAGGCTCGCACGCAGTGCTCGAATTGCTACAGGCCGGGCACGAAGTGCTGGTGCTCGACAACCTGTGCAACAGCTCGAAGCTGGCCCTGGACCGAGTCGAGCACTTGGCCGGTCGGCCGCTGCACTTCGTCAAGGGCGACGTGCGCAATCGCGCCCTGCTCAAGGCGCTGTTCGCTGCCTATCCGATCAGCGCGGTGATGCACTTCGCCGGCCTCAAGGCGGTTGGCGAAAGCGTGCGCGAACCACTGCGCTATTACGAAACCAACGTCGGCGGCAGCATCGCGCTGTGCCAGGCGATGGCCGAAGCCGGCATCTTCAAGCTGGTGTTTAGCTCATCGGCCACGGTTTACGGCGAGTCGCCGGTAATGCCCATCACCGAGGACCGCCCCACCGGCGTGCCGACCAATCCCTACGGCCAGTCCAAGCTGATGGCCGAGAACGTGCTCAAGGGCCTGGCCGACTCTGACCCGCGCTGGTCCATCGGTTTGCTGCGCTACTTCAACCCGATCGGCGCGCATGACTCGGGGCTGATCGGCGAAGACCCCAACGGCGTACCGAACAACCTGCTGCCGTACATGTTGCAGGTGGCGGTGGGCCGTCGAAAGCAACTGAGCGTCTACGGTAACGACTATCCGACACCGGATGGCACCGGCGTCCGCGATTACATTCACGTGGTCGATCTGGCCAAGGGACACCTGAAAGCGCTGGAGCGCCTGCAGCTGATTCATGGTGTTTCCACGTGGAACCTCGGCACCGGCAAGGGGCATTCGGTACGCGAAATGATCACCGCGTTCGAGGAGGTCACGGGCCGCGCCCTGCCCCATGTGATCAAACCGCGCCGCGCTGGCGACATTGCCCAATGCTGGTCAGACCCGACCAAGGCGGAAAACGAACTTGGCTGGCGCGCCGAGAAGGACCTGACCACCATGCTCGCCGATGCCTGGCGCTGGCAGAGCCGCAACCCGCGCGGCTATGCAGCGGACAAAGTCGCGGCTGCGGACGCCACCGAGACCGCATTGGCCAGCTGA
- a CDS encoding cysteine hydrolase family protein, producing MGKRALVLVDIQNDYFPGGKWTLHGVEAAADNAARILAVARAAGDLVVHVRHEFASADAPFFTPGSDGARIHPKVENHDGEPVILKHNVNSFRDTELEALLRARGISELTIVGNMSHLCIDAITRASADLGFSGTVIHDACASRDVEFNGTKVPAAQVHAAIMASLAFGYANVQSTEAYLTERQ from the coding sequence ATGGGCAAGCGAGCGTTGGTTCTGGTGGATATCCAAAACGATTATTTCCCAGGCGGCAAATGGACCCTGCACGGCGTTGAGGCGGCTGCGGACAACGCGGCGCGTATCCTCGCTGTTGCACGGGCAGCGGGCGACCTGGTGGTGCATGTCCGCCACGAATTTGCCTCGGCAGATGCGCCATTTTTCACGCCGGGTTCGGACGGCGCGCGGATTCATCCCAAGGTGGAAAATCACGACGGCGAGCCGGTGATCCTCAAGCACAACGTCAACTCGTTCCGCGACACCGAACTCGAGGCGTTGCTAAGGGCGCGTGGGATCAGCGAGCTGACCATTGTCGGCAACATGAGCCATCTGTGCATCGATGCAATCACTCGCGCCAGCGCCGATCTTGGCTTCAGCGGCACGGTGATTCACGACGCCTGCGCATCGCGTGATGTGGAGTTCAATGGCACTAAGGTGCCGGCGGCTCAGGTGCATGCGGCGATCATGGCGTCGCTGGCATTCGGCTATGCCAATGTGCAATCCACCGAGGCGTACCTGACCGAGCGCCAGTAA
- a CDS encoding DUF3060 domain-containing protein, translating into MNACASVAMLVASLLLAGAAHAQPIELDGIELSRDVPCLGKDVNISGHANKISLTGNCGAVEVYGTDHEVSLETASALEVSGINNTVTATSVGRLEVDTSQNRVRTAILGHGQTAIVEVSGAEHELELVFDGPAQLSLDGIDNRLKWGGDEPALSSSGIGHKIDRQ; encoded by the coding sequence ATGAATGCTTGCGCTTCTGTTGCGATGCTCGTGGCCAGCCTGCTGCTGGCTGGTGCTGCTCATGCTCAACCGATCGAACTGGACGGCATCGAGCTCTCGCGGGATGTGCCCTGTCTCGGCAAGGATGTGAACATCTCTGGTCACGCCAACAAGATCAGCCTCACCGGGAATTGCGGTGCAGTGGAGGTCTACGGAACGGACCATGAAGTCAGCCTGGAAACCGCATCTGCGCTGGAAGTTTCCGGTATCAACAATACGGTTACCGCGACCTCTGTTGGCCGGTTGGAGGTGGACACCAGTCAGAACCGCGTCCGCACGGCAATACTCGGGCATGGCCAGACGGCAATCGTCGAGGTGTCGGGTGCCGAGCACGAACTGGAGCTGGTGTTTGACGGCCCGGCGCAACTCTCTCTGGATGGTATCGACAACCGCTTGAAGTGGGGCGGCGACGAGCCGGCGTTGTCGTCGTCCGGCATCGGTCACAAGATCGACCGCCAATAA
- a CDS encoding LysR family transcriptional regulator, whose translation MSKDLPPLNALRAFEAAARLQSVSQAAAELSVTHGAVSRQIRLLEDDLGVTLFSKEGRGIKLTDAGLRLRDAAGEAFERLRSTCGELRQQTVDAPFVLGCPGSLLARWFIPRLDRLYRDLPELRLQLSASEGELDPRKPGLDATLLYAELPWPADMQVFELAAERIGPVLSPYHPRCAELRSASPAALLDEALLYTASRPQAWPAWAKGNGLDANALRMGQGFEHLYFLLEAALAGLGVAIAPQQLVADDLKSGRLLAPWGFAETSARLALWVPARRLDRRAERLADWLRAELHGADGAVEG comes from the coding sequence ATGAGCAAAGACCTTCCTCCCCTCAACGCATTGCGCGCCTTCGAAGCGGCTGCACGCCTGCAGAGCGTAAGCCAAGCGGCAGCTGAACTCAGCGTGACCCACGGCGCCGTCAGCCGGCAGATCCGCCTGCTTGAGGATGACCTCGGCGTTACGCTGTTTAGCAAGGAAGGACGCGGCATAAAACTCACCGATGCCGGGCTGCGGCTACGCGATGCGGCAGGCGAGGCATTCGAGCGTTTGCGCAGCACCTGTGGCGAGTTGCGCCAGCAAACAGTGGATGCGCCATTCGTGCTCGGTTGCCCCGGCAGCCTGCTGGCGCGCTGGTTCATTCCTCGGCTGGATCGGCTCTATCGCGACCTGCCAGAGTTGCGCTTGCAGTTGTCGGCCAGCGAAGGCGAGCTCGACCCACGCAAGCCCGGCCTGGACGCCACCCTGCTGTATGCTGAGCTGCCTTGGCCGGCTGACATGCAGGTGTTCGAGTTGGCCGCCGAGCGTATAGGCCCGGTGCTCAGCCCCTACCATCCGCGCTGCGCCGAACTGCGCAGCGCCTCGCCCGCGGCATTGCTTGATGAAGCGCTGCTGTATACCGCGTCCAGGCCGCAGGCATGGCCAGCCTGGGCGAAGGGCAACGGCCTCGATGCGAACGCATTGCGCATGGGGCAGGGCTTCGAACATCTCTATTTTCTGCTGGAGGCTGCGCTCGCAGGGTTGGGCGTCGCTATCGCGCCGCAGCAGCTGGTCGCCGACGATCTGAAATCAGGACGCCTACTGGCGCCGTGGGGCTTCGCCGAGACCAGTGCCAGGCTGGCCCTCTGGGTGCCGGCGCGGCGGCTGGATCGACGTGCCGAGCGCTTGGCCGACTGGCTGCGAGCTGAGCTGCATGGCGCAGACGGTGCCGTAGAGGGTTGA